One Periophthalmus magnuspinnatus isolate fPerMag1 chromosome 8, fPerMag1.2.pri, whole genome shotgun sequence genomic window carries:
- the desi1a gene encoding desumoylating isopeptidase 1a, with product MDKTPTRYNVQLYIYDLSRGMARSLSPIMLGKQLDGIWHTAIVAYGDEFFFGGEGISSCSPGGTMLGPPDTVVELGETEVSEEIFMDYLSSLGESTYRGDKYRLFEHNCNTFTNEVSQFLTGRTIPSYITDLPSEVLSTPFGQMLRPILDSIHIAPPGGNAINERRNV from the exons ATGGATAAAACTCCGACAAGATACAATGTTCAGTtatatatttatgatttatcACGAGGGATGGCGCGCAGTCTGAGTCCCATCATGTTAG GAAAGCAACTCGATGGTATATG GCATACAGCTATAGTGGCATACGGTGATGAGTTTTTCTTTGGTGGAGAAGGAATTTCCAGCTGTTCACCG ggTGGGACCATGTTAGGTCCTCCGGATACAGTCGTAGAGCTGGGAGAAACTGAAGTATCAGAGGAAATATTCATGGACTATCTTTCCTCGTTGGGAGAAAGtacatacag GGGTGACAAATATCGCCTTTTTGAGCACAACTGCAACACGTTTACCAATGAAGTTTCCCAGTTTCTGACAGGCAGAACAATACCTTCTTACATCACTGACCTCCCATCTGAAGTCCTTTCCAC ACCATTTGGCCAGATGCTGCGGCCTATTCTGGATTCTATTCATATTGCCCCTCCTGGAGGAAATGCCATCAATGAACGAAGAAACGTCTGA